Proteins encoded in a region of the Triticum dicoccoides isolate Atlit2015 ecotype Zavitan chromosome 3A, WEW_v2.0, whole genome shotgun sequence genome:
- the LOC119269194 gene encoding aspartic proteinase 39-like — protein sequence MRPPEAALAAALVAVAVAALLGGAAAAFPAALTLERALPHRGVPAEHLRERDRARHKGRGLLGGGPAVAGVVDFPVEGSANPYMVGLYFTRVKLGNPAKEYFVQIDTGSDILWVACSPCTGCPTSSGLNIQLEFFNPDSSSTSSRIPCSDDRCTAALQTGEALCQPSDSPSSPCGYTFTYGDGSGTSGYYVSDTMYFDTVMGNEQTANSSASVVFGCSNSQSGDLMKTDRAVDGIFGFGQHELSVISQLYSLGVSPKTFSHCLKGSDNGGGILVLGEIVEPGLVFTPLVPSQPHYNLILESIAVSGQKLPIDTSLFATSNTQGTIVDSGTTLVYLVDGAYDPFISAIAAAVSPSVRSVVSKGTQCFITSGSVDSSFPTATLYFKGGAAMTVKPENYLLQQGTSDNTVLWCIGWQRSQGITILGDLVLKDKIFVYDLGNMRMGWADYDCSLSVNVTSSSGKNQYVNTGQFDVNESPRHYSGLVPTGVAVALVHMLIFGALFSR from the exons ATGAGGCCGCCGGAAGCGGCGCTCGCCGCGGccctggtggcggtggcggtggcggcgctgctgggcggggcggcggcggcgttcccGGCGGCGCTGACGCTGGAGCGCGCGCTGCCGCACAGGGGGGTGCCCGCGGAGCACCTGAGGGAGCGGGACAGGGCAAGGCACAAAGGGAGGGGGCTGCTCGGGGGCGGGCCCgcggtcgccggcgtcgtcgacttCCCCGTCGAAGGCTCCGCCAACCCCTACATGGTCGG GCTCTATTTTACACGTGTAAAATTGGGAAACCCTGCGAAGGAATACTTTGTCCAAATTGACACTGGCAGTGATATCTTGTGGGTTGCTTGCAGCCCTTGCACAGGTTGCCCAACATCAAGTGGGCTCAAT ATCCAATTGGAATTCTTCAACCCTGATTCTTCGTCAACATCATCCAGGATACCATGCTCAGATGATCGGTGTACAGCTGCCCTCCAGACAGGGGAAGCACTCTGCCAACCCTCGGACTCCCCAAGCAGCCCATGCGGTTACACTTTCACGTATGGCGATGGAAGTGGCACGTCAGGATACTATGTGTCTGACACTATGTATTTCGACACTGTCATGGGGAATGAGCAGACTGCCAATTCTTCTGCTTCCGTCGTTTTCGG ATGTAGCAACTCACAGTCAGGTGACCTGATGAAGACAGATAGGGCAGTTGATGGAATTTTTGGGTTTGGACAGCATGAGCTGTCTGTCATTTCACAACTGTACTCTCTTGGTGTATCCCCTAAAACATTCTCCCATTGCCTGAAAGGTTCAGATAATGGTGGTGGTATTCTTGTCCTTGGTGAAATCGTCGAACCAGGATTAGTATTTACTCCACTTGTTCCATCACA GCCTCATTATAACTTGATTCTGGAAAGCATTGCTGTTAGTGGTCAAAAGCTACCCATTGATACTTCCTTGTTTGCAACATCAAATACACAAGGAACAATTGTGGATTCAGGAACGACATTAGTATACCTTGTCGATGGTGCCTATGATCCATTTATTAGCGCG ATAGCTGCTGCAGTCTCTCCATCTGTACGCTCTGTTGTCAgcaaggggacacaatgttttattaCAAGCGGcag TGTTGATTCGTCATTTCCTACGGCAACACTGTATTTTAAAGGTGGCGCTGCAATGACAGTGAAGCCAGAGAACTATCTTCTGCAGCAGGGTACCAGT GACAATACTGTATTGTGGTGCATTGGCTGGCAAAGAAGCCAGGGAATCACTATACTTGGAG ATCTTGTTTTGAAGGATAAGATATTCGTGTATGACTTGGGAAACATGCGCATGGGCTGGGCGGACTATGACT GTTCGTTGTCGGTCAATGTCACCTCTTCGTCGGGGAAGAACCAGTACGTGAACACGGGGCAGTTCGACGTGAACGAGTCACCACGACACTACAGCGGCCTGGTGCCTACCGGTGTCGCCGTCGCCCTTGTGCATATGCTCATTTTTGGCGCCCTATTTAGTAGATAG